Proteins from a single region of Cryptococcus neoformans var. neoformans JEC21 chromosome 6 sequence:
- a CDS encoding dihydroxy-acid dehydratase, putative → MSNGACEGCNCGRAEQLQQEGDIPIDRPERSFTAPADAAPYEGVEPAVPLRSKQWFNDPSDPAMSALYLERYMNFGITLDELRPKNRPIIGIAQTGSDLSPCNRGHMELAKRVRDGIIANGGTPFEFPCHPIQETGKRPTASLDRNLSYLSLVEVLFGYPLDGVVLLTGCDKTTPALLMAAATVNIPAICMNVGPMLNGYRGHKLIGSGGVMWDSRAEYAAGKINESQFVQQVSLSAPSVGHCNTVGTATTMNCMAEALGMALPGSATIPAVYRERGACAYATGLRIVDLVREDIKPSDVLTKEAFENAIAANTAIGGSTNAPIHLNAVAKHIGVDLSGDDWERVGYHLPLLVNVQPAGEWLMEEYHRAGGLPSVIAELIKHNKLPHPNALTITGKTIKENCEGDFSRDRRVILPFDKPLRENAGFLHLKGSLFDSAIMKTSVISDAFREQYLSKPDDPMAFEGPVAVFDGPEDYHHRIEHSSKIDAGTILVMRGAGPQGYPGAAEVVNMIPPGRLINQGIELPCIGDGRQSGTSGSPSILNAAPEAATGGMLAYLKDGDRLRIDLLKRTANVLLSTEEIEARKKEMGPYKVPKSQTPWQEIFRETASELSDGMVIKGAVKYQRLAQTAGVPRQNH, encoded by the exons CGTCCTGAAAGATCTTTCACCGCTCCTGCAGATGCCGCACCTTATGAAGGTGTTGAGCCTGCGGTCCCGCTTCGTTCGAAGCAGTGGTTTAATGATCCTTCAGACCCCG CAATGTCTGCCCTTTACCTCGAACGTTACATGAACTTTGGTATCACCCTCGACGAGCTTCGACCAAAGAACCGACCCATTATTGGTATTGCTCAAACTGGGTCAGATTTGTCTCCTTGTAACCGTGGTCATATGGAGCTTGCGAAGCGAGTTCGAGATGGTATCATCGCGAACGGCGGTACTCCCTTCGAATTCCCTTGTCATCCCATACAAGAAACGGGGAAACGACCTACGGCGAGCTTGGATCGAAACCTATCCTATCTGTCTCTTGTTGAGGTGCTTTTTGGGTATCCCCTCGATGGTGTGGTGTTGCTCACTGGCTGTGATAAGAC TACTCCGGCTTTGCTTATGGCTGCCGCTACCGTTAACATCCCTGCTATCTGCATG AACGTCGGACCTATGCTTAATG GTTATCGAGGCCACAAACTTATTGGATCGGGCGGTGTTATGTGGGATAGTCGTGCAGAGTATGCTGCTGGAAAGATCAATGAAAGTCAGTTCGTACAGCAGGTTTCGCTTTCTGCTCCCAG TGTCGGCCATTGCAATACTGTC GGGACTGCGACTACTATGAACTGCATGGCAGAAGCCCTTGGTATGGCCCTTCCCGGTAGCGCCACCATTCCCGCCGTTTACCGTGAACGAGGCGCTTGCGCTTATGCTACCGGTTTGCGTATTGTCGACTTGGTGCGAGAAGACATCAAGCCCTCCGATGTTCTCACCAAAGAGGCTTTTGAAAACGCTATTGCTGCCAACACGGCTATCGGAGGCTCAACGAATGCCCCTATACATCTCAACGCTGTTGCGAAGCACATTGGAGTTGATCTTTCAGGAGATGATTGGGAGAGGGTGGGGTATCACTTGCCATTGCTAGTAAATGTGCAGCCTGCTGGAGAGTGGCTTATGGAGGAGTATCACAGAGCTGGTGGTCTTCCCT CTGTCATCGCCGAGCTCATCAAACATAACAAGCTCCCCCATCCCAATGCATTGACTATCACCGGCAAAACTATCAAAGAGAACTGTGAAGGCGACTTTTCCCGCGATCGACGAgtcattcttccttttgacAAGCCTCTGAGAGAGAATGCAGGTTTCCTTCACCTTAAGGGTTCCCTATTCGACAGCGCCATCATGAAGACGTCTGTCATTTCCGATGCTTTCCGCGAACAATATCTTTCCAAACCCGATGATCCCATGGCGTTCGAAGGACCTGTTGCTGTCTTTGACGGTCCAGAAGACTACCACCACCGTATCGAACATTCATCAAAAATCGATGCCGGAACTATCTTGGTCATGAGAGGTGCCGGTCCTCAAGGATACCCTGGTGCCGCCGAAGTCGTCAATATGATTCCGCCCGGAAGGTTGATCAACCAAGGTATTGAGCTACCTTGTATTGGTGATGGCCGACAAAGTGGCACGAGTGGCTCCCCGAGTATCCTGAATGCCGCCCCTGAAGCGGCAACTGGCGGCATGTTAGCATATCTCAAAGATGGCGATCGTCTCAGAATTGACTTGCTCAAACGCACAGCCAACGTCTTATTATCGACTGAAGAGATCGAGGccaggaagaaggaaatgggaCCTTACAAGGTACCAAAGAGTCAAACACCTTGGCAGGAGATCTTCAGAGAGACTGCGAGTGAGTTGAGTGACGGTATGGTGATCAAGGGCGCGGTCAAGTATCAGAGACTCGCTCAGACGGCGGGTGTCCCAAGGCAGAACCACTAA
- a CDS encoding transporter, putative codes for MSETEDLELRDRSVKSVKSNSAASVIVPTLNPGHDAESAASALPPVDGGWRAWSFLVAATVIVMLIWGLPYSIGVLHVYWTDTLIKGEGASTLTLAATLQNGLLYMATALSGPLFTAFPRWQRALQYCGLFAAVITFISSAFATEPWHILVAFGLIYPLSGICYLPCNTLLFEYFFSLRGIATGVVFGGTGLGGASIPFLMNGLLNKIGYKATMISFGLGYLVIGSIAIVFIRPRIPVSRQQTMEKRKPVNWSFMKSTPLIIGTITIFLISLGNFIPSLWLPAYASSLNLTHPSGTGLIAILNAASVPGNTLLGYLSDHMPVRTVIVISCVGSGLSCAFLWGFGSTDGVLILFALIFGLLGPSFSAIWTQMIGLICKDDLISPPLVVSLFTFVRGVGSLMSGPISQALLKINNLNGSIGAYGFSNYGVLLIYASVTILSGGATGYLFKSS; via the exons ATGTCAGAAACAGAAGATCTCGAACTGCGCGACAGGTCTGTCAAGTCGGTCAAATCTAATTCGGCTGCATCCGTTATCGTTCCTACTTTGAATCCCGGACATGATGCCGAGTCAGCAGCTTCCGCTCTTCCGCCTGTAGACGGCGGCTGGAGGGCATGGTCATTCTTGGTGGCCGCGACTGTCATTGTCATGCTCATATGGGGGCTGCCATATTCTATTGGTGTTTTACATGTGTACTGGACGGATACGCTCATTAAGGGTGAAGGTGCTTCAACTCTGACTCTGGCTGCGACGCTGCAGAACGGCTTGTTGTACATGGCGACAGCTCTTTCGGGCCC CCTGTTCACTGCATTTCCAAGATGGCAAAGGGCTTTACAGTATTGCGGTCTATTTGCTGCTGTGATCACTTTCATCAGTAGTGCGTTTGCGACAGAG CCGTGGCACATTCTCGTTGCCTTCGGCCTTATCTATCCTCTTTCTGGAA TCTGTTACCTCCCATGTAATACCCTTCTCTTTGAgtacttcttctctcttcgaGGTATCGCAACAGGTGTTGTTTTTGGCGGTACTGGTCTCGGAGGTGCATCAATCCCATTCCTCATGAATGGTCTTCTCAACAAAATTGGATATAAAGCAACGATGATTTCATTCGGTCTTGGGTACCTCGTCATCGGTTCCATTGCCATCGTATTTATTCGACCTCGTATCCCTGTCTCTCGCCAGCAGACgatggagaaaaggaagccTGTTAATTGGTCATTCATGAAGAGTACTCCTCTGATCATCGGAACTATCACTATCTTCTTGATCAGCCTTGGTAACTTCATTCCTAGCTTATGGCTTCCCG CGTACGCCTCTTCGCTCAACCTCACGCATCCTTCAGGAACAGGTCTCATCGCCATTCTAAATGCTGCTTCAGTCCCAGGAAACACTCTCCTTGGCTATCTTTCAGATCACATGCCTGTCCGAAcagtcatcgtcatctcaTGTGTTGGTAGTGGCCTTTCTTGTGCCTTCCTTTGGGGATTTGGTAGCACCGATGGGGTGTTGATTTTGTTTGCGTTGATTTTTGGTTTGCTCGGACCTAGCTTTTCGGCAATCTGGACGCAGATGATTGGCCTCATTTGTA AGGACGACCTGATTTCCCCTCCTCTTGTTGTTTCGCTTTTCACCTTTGTTCGAGGGGTTGGGAGCTTAATGAGTG GCCCAATCTCCCAAGCACTGTTGAAGATAAATAACCTTAACGGGAGCATTGGAGCTTACGGATTCAGCAACTAT GGAGTCCTCTTGATCTACGCGTCCGTTACAATCTTGAGCGGTGGTGCTACGGGTTATCTGTTCAAATCGTCATAA